From the Leifsonia sp. AG29 genome, one window contains:
- a CDS encoding HAD family hydrolase yields the protein MTTGQRPALRVVLFDLDDTLFAHRAAVEAGIRSYTERLGPPYGALEAGELVALWHDLEEEHYHSYLAGDLDFEGQRRARARDFAARHGVGLRDEEASAWFADYFEHYVAAWSLHDDALPCLDALERAFPGVRFGVITNGDLAFQRRKVEAVGLDARIDHLIASGEVGITKPDRGIFQYACDLFGAATAEAAYVGDRLRTDAIGAAQAGLTGVWLDRRGVAPSLEDDAQARAAGVLRISSLDELAAALTTRG from the coding sequence GTGACCACCGGGCAGCGCCCGGCCCTCCGCGTGGTGCTCTTCGACCTCGACGACACGCTCTTCGCGCATCGCGCCGCCGTCGAGGCGGGGATCAGGAGCTACACCGAGCGCCTCGGGCCGCCGTACGGGGCTCTGGAAGCCGGCGAGCTGGTCGCTCTCTGGCACGACCTCGAAGAGGAGCACTACCACTCGTATCTCGCCGGCGACCTCGACTTCGAGGGTCAGCGACGCGCGCGGGCGCGCGATTTCGCCGCCCGGCACGGGGTCGGGCTCCGTGACGAGGAGGCGAGCGCCTGGTTCGCCGACTACTTCGAGCACTACGTCGCCGCCTGGTCCCTCCACGACGACGCCCTCCCGTGCCTCGACGCCCTCGAGCGCGCCTTTCCCGGCGTGCGCTTCGGGGTCATCACGAACGGCGACCTCGCGTTCCAGCGCCGCAAGGTGGAGGCGGTAGGGCTCGACGCGCGCATCGACCACCTCATCGCCTCGGGCGAGGTGGGCATCACCAAGCCCGATCGCGGCATCTTCCAGTACGCCTGCGATCTCTTCGGCGCGGCGACGGCCGAGGCGGCCTACGTCGGCGACCGGCTCCGCACGGACGCCATCGGGGCGGCACAGGCGGGCCTGACCGGTGTGTGGCTCGACCGCCGCGGCGTCGCGCCGAGCCTGGAGGACGACGCACAGGCCCGCGCCGCCGGCGTGCTGAGGATCTCGTCCCTGGACGAGCTCGCCGCTGCGCTCACGACCCGCGGCTAG
- a CDS encoding GNAT family N-acetyltransferase has product MALPPAAPVTLTGDRVMLSAPTEADVDRVTELCQEPAIAAWTTVPSPYARVDAESFITGPVAEGWATGRSCTWAIRRRERDGQLVGMVGLDAIHDAGAEVGYWLAPGARGAGLMSEAVSLVLDFGFAAPPRGLGLVRVEWHAFAGNAASASVARRAGFRFEGSSRLGGVQRGRRRDDWQAGLLASDPRVPADGWPADTLIQVAL; this is encoded by the coding sequence ATGGCGCTGCCTCCCGCGGCCCCGGTCACCCTCACGGGCGACCGCGTGATGCTCTCGGCACCGACGGAGGCCGATGTCGATCGCGTCACCGAGCTCTGCCAGGAGCCCGCGATCGCCGCATGGACCACCGTGCCGTCGCCGTACGCCCGCGTCGATGCCGAGTCGTTCATCACCGGACCGGTCGCCGAGGGCTGGGCGACCGGTCGGTCGTGCACCTGGGCGATCCGCCGGCGCGAACGCGACGGGCAGCTGGTCGGGATGGTCGGCCTCGACGCGATCCACGACGCCGGAGCCGAAGTGGGCTATTGGCTCGCCCCGGGGGCGCGCGGTGCCGGGCTCATGTCGGAGGCGGTGTCCCTGGTCCTCGACTTCGGTTTCGCGGCGCCTCCCCGCGGTCTCGGGCTGGTCCGCGTCGAGTGGCATGCGTTCGCCGGGAACGCCGCCAGCGCCTCCGTGGCCCGTCGCGCCGGGTTCCGGTTCGAAGGAAGCTCGCGCCTCGGGGGCGTCCAGCGCGGCCGGCGACGAGACGACTGGCAGGCCGGGCTGCTCGCGAGCGACCCGCGGGTTCCGGCCGACGGCTGGCCGGCCGACACCCTCATCCAGGTCGCGCTGTGA
- the trpS gene encoding tryptophan--tRNA ligase yields the protein MTSRPRLYSGMQPSADSLHLGNYVGALLQWKELQSTHDAFFSVVDLHAITVAQDPAELREKTRRTAAQYIAAGIDPSASTLYVQSHVPAHAQLAWVLNTITGFGEASRMTQFKDKSAKQGAEATSVGLFAYPVLMAADILLFGAEIVPVGDDQRQHVELTRDLAERFNSRFGETFVVPQAMILKESARIYDLQNPESKMSKSAESGSGIVWLLDEPDATRKKIMRAVTDTDGVVSFDRAGKPGISNLLTIFSALSGRPIEEIELEYDGKGYGDFKKGLVEVVVDQFAPVRERALELLADPAELDRILARNAERASEVAERTLEAAYERVGFLKAAGVPSRTA from the coding sequence ATGACCTCTCGCCCCCGTCTCTACTCCGGCATGCAGCCCTCCGCCGACTCCCTGCACCTCGGCAACTACGTCGGCGCGCTGCTCCAGTGGAAGGAGCTGCAGTCGACGCACGACGCCTTCTTCTCGGTGGTCGACCTCCACGCGATCACGGTCGCGCAAGACCCGGCCGAGCTGCGCGAGAAGACTCGGCGCACCGCTGCGCAGTACATCGCCGCCGGGATCGACCCGTCCGCCTCGACGCTGTACGTGCAGTCGCACGTGCCCGCGCACGCGCAGCTCGCCTGGGTGCTGAACACGATCACCGGCTTCGGTGAGGCGTCGCGCATGACGCAGTTCAAGGACAAGTCGGCGAAGCAGGGCGCCGAAGCCACCTCGGTGGGGCTCTTCGCCTACCCCGTGCTGATGGCGGCCGACATCCTCCTCTTCGGCGCCGAGATCGTCCCGGTCGGCGACGACCAGCGGCAGCACGTCGAACTGACCCGCGACCTCGCCGAGCGCTTCAACAGCCGCTTCGGCGAGACCTTCGTCGTGCCGCAGGCGATGATCCTCAAAGAGAGCGCGCGCATCTACGACCTCCAGAACCCGGAGTCGAAGATGTCGAAGTCGGCCGAGTCCGGCTCGGGCATCGTGTGGCTGCTCGACGAGCCCGACGCGACCCGCAAGAAGATCATGCGCGCCGTGACCGACACCGACGGCGTCGTCTCGTTCGACCGGGCCGGCAAGCCGGGCATCAGCAACCTGCTGACCATCTTCTCGGCGCTCAGCGGCCGCCCCATCGAAGAGATCGAGCTCGAGTACGACGGCAAGGGCTACGGCGACTTCAAGAAGGGCCTGGTGGAGGTGGTGGTCGACCAGTTCGCCCCCGTGCGGGAGCGCGCGCTCGAGCTCCTGGCCGACCCGGCCGAGCTCGACCGGATCCTCGCGCGCAACGCGGAGCGAGCGAGCGAGGTGGCCGAGCGCACGCTCGAGGCCGCGTACGAGCGCGTCGGCTTCCTGAAGGCGGCCGGGGTCCCGAGCCGGACGGCGTGA